Proteins encoded by one window of Acidobacteriota bacterium:
- a CDS encoding carboxypeptidase regulatory-like domain-containing protein: MKNIAVRSVAFSLAFSIFAVIGYSQGRNGVEGRIVDSNGDVVAGATLTVRHQDVRLVAKAVTDGEGRYSLTNMSDGKYDVTIGAIGFATLRSEMTIPSTQLVVFTITPGGHCSGRFRYVKLSRWNPGKPFGNSGFYRTDR, encoded by the coding sequence ATGAAGAATATTGCTGTGAGATCCGTTGCTTTTAGTTTAGCCTTTTCCATTTTTGCCGTAATCGGTTATTCACAGGGGCGTAACGGCGTGGAGGGGCGAATTGTTGATAGTAACGGCGACGTAGTTGCGGGAGCAACGCTGACCGTTCGGCATCAGGATGTCCGGTTGGTTGCAAAAGCCGTAACAGACGGCGAAGGCCGGTACTCGCTTACAAATATGTCAGATGGTAAGTATGACGTCACGATCGGTGCCATAGGTTTTGCGACACTACGCAGTGAAATGACGATCCCGTCGACGCAGCTAGTCGTCTTTACCATAACACCCGGAGGGCATTGCAGTGGACGTTTCCGTTACGTCAAGCTATCTCGCTGGAACCCCGGAAAGCCTTTCGGAAATTCCGGGTTCTATCGAACGGATCGATAG
- a CDS encoding TolC family protein: protein MKICKITGSLLTTDWTASVPLAVPSRDANKFFTCSSSWHARTLALKSVVKLFAFGFIFALAATAQTVQSDQPVSLLYLNPQGGMTADAAVAFALENNGEIQALRKEVDAARALVKQAGLRANPKLTASGAKQIGAADNNQMAEAMLPLELGGRRAARVAVAQRELEIREFALENQERLLASEVRLKFGEALAAIKKLEVTEKTLAAAKQGFELVAARVTEGKIAPLEQNIFLVEVNRLQSIRETAEGKAETAMFELRNMIGMKPEEPLRLRGDFNNLIATPPSVSGSTDYALRERPDLQGARTMDQLAVAQIEKAKSEGRIDASVKAGYQRMNTGFMLSGFDDRGLLRPIQDVFHFFTFGVEIDLPLLNRNQGAVEAAKFEREAAQRRIEFGELTIRREVAVAFARYNRAARSLSIFQNGVRDQANSNLQVIWQTYELGSRSLLDYIAEQRRFLDVENELIDAGLETYIANIEIMRATNAPELKKK, encoded by the coding sequence ATGAAAATTTGTAAGATTACAGGCAGTCTCTTGACGACCGACTGGACCGCAAGCGTCCCGCTTGCGGTGCCATCGCGAGACGCCAACAAGTTTTTTACGTGTTCGAGCTCGTGGCACGCTAGGACGCTTGCTCTCAAGTCCGTTGTTAAATTATTCGCGTTCGGGTTTATATTTGCGCTGGCGGCGACGGCTCAGACAGTCCAGAGCGACCAGCCGGTTTCGCTCCTATATTTGAATCCGCAAGGCGGAATGACGGCTGACGCAGCCGTGGCCTTCGCGCTCGAAAACAATGGCGAAATACAAGCTTTGCGCAAGGAGGTCGACGCAGCGAGGGCATTGGTCAAACAAGCGGGTTTGCGAGCGAATCCAAAGCTGACCGCCAGCGGAGCAAAGCAGATTGGCGCCGCTGATAATAATCAAATGGCCGAGGCCATGCTGCCGCTTGAGCTTGGCGGACGTCGAGCAGCCCGAGTTGCCGTCGCACAACGAGAGTTAGAAATTCGCGAGTTTGCGCTTGAGAATCAGGAACGTCTGCTTGCGTCAGAAGTGAGACTCAAATTCGGTGAAGCTCTGGCGGCGATCAAAAAGTTGGAGGTTACCGAAAAGACCTTGGCAGCGGCAAAGCAGGGTTTTGAGCTTGTTGCGGCTAGAGTTACTGAAGGAAAGATCGCACCGCTCGAACAGAATATTTTTCTTGTCGAGGTGAATCGGCTGCAATCGATCCGCGAAACCGCAGAAGGAAAGGCCGAGACGGCAATGTTCGAGCTTCGCAATATGATTGGGATGAAGCCGGAAGAACCGCTGCGTCTTCGCGGCGATTTCAATAACCTAATCGCAACGCCGCCTTCAGTCTCCGGATCAACCGATTACGCTTTGCGTGAGCGTCCCGATCTGCAAGGTGCAAGGACAATGGACCAACTGGCTGTCGCACAAATCGAAAAGGCAAAGTCTGAAGGTCGGATCGACGCAAGCGTCAAGGCGGGTTACCAGCGCATGAACACCGGCTTTATGCTCAGCGGTTTTGATGATCGCGGCCTTTTGCGGCCCATTCAGGATGTATTTCACTTTTTCACCTTTGGGGTTGAAATCGATCTTCCGCTGCTCAACCGAAATCAAGGCGCGGTCGAAGCCGCCAAATTCGAGCGAGAAGCGGCTCAGAGGCGAATTGAGTTTGGCGAACTTACTATCCGGCGCGAAGTTGCCGTGGCCTTCGCTCGATATAACCGTGCGGCGCGGTCATTGTCGATCTTTCAAAACGGCGTTCGCGATCAGGCAAATTCTAATTTGCAGGTAATTTGGCAAACCTACGAACTTGGTTCGAGAAGTTTGCTTGACTACATTGCCGAGCAACGGCGTTTTCTCGATGTCGAGAACGAATTGATCGATGCCGGACTCGAAACATACATAGCAAACATTGAGATCATGCGGGCGACCAATGCACCGGAGTTGAAAAAGAAATGA
- a CDS encoding SHOCT domain-containing protein, with protein MMYGDYGFLGMHMLWWVFWILILFLMFGWFEPVPKKRLRRDSPFDILQKRFASGEITNEEYQEKKRILESGATTNAA; from the coding sequence ATGATGTATGGAGATTATGGGTTCTTGGGAATGCACATGTTGTGGTGGGTCTTTTGGATACTGATCTTGTTCCTGATGTTCGGCTGGTTTGAACCCGTGCCAAAGAAAAGACTCAGGAGAGATTCACCGTTCGACATACTACAAAAGAGATTTGCTTCGGGTGAGATCACAAACGAGGAATATCAAGAGAAAAAGAGGATTTTGGAAAGCGGCGCAACGACAAACGCAGCGTAG
- a CDS encoding TonB-dependent receptor: MYCPTTRRVSATSCSITENRLPYAPRVLMTTSIGYSHPRGFDAFLENVYIGRQFGDDLNAVNPNSNGQLGAIPSQTYWNATANYRVEKWRTTFFVTGKNLLDRIYIVDRTRGLLPSGPRLVQTGIKVSF; encoded by the coding sequence ATGTACTGCCCGACAACCAGGCGGGTCTCGGCCACCAGTTGTTCGATTACTGAGAATCGCCTTCCGTATGCACCGCGTGTCCTTATGACGACAAGCATCGGCTATTCGCATCCCCGCGGTTTCGACGCTTTTCTGGAAAACGTTTACATCGGGCGCCAGTTCGGCGACGATTTGAACGCGGTTAACCCGAACTCGAATGGCCAGCTTGGAGCGATACCAAGCCAAACTTATTGGAACGCGACGGCAAACTATCGTGTCGAGAAATGGAGGACGACATTTTTCGTTACGGGTAAGAACTTGCTCGACCGGATATACATCGTTGACCGTACGCGTGGATTGCTGCCCTCAGGTCCGCGTCTCGTTCAAACCGGAATCAAGGTGAGTTTTTAA
- a CDS encoding DUF2933 domain-containing protein, which yields MKTEHHESTGSNFSPGILVIILFGLGAAAYLFFFQRTWDSSNVLLILLLLACPLMHLFMHRGHGGH from the coding sequence ATGAAAACGGAACATCATGAGTCAACAGGCAGCAACTTTAGTCCGGGAATATTAGTGATAATCCTTTTTGGTCTTGGAGCAGCCGCATACTTATTCTTTTTTCAAAGAACTTGGGATTCAAGCAACGTATTGCTGATCTTGCTTTTGCTGGCGTGCCCATTAATGCATTTGTTTATGCACCGAGGGCATGGCGGGCACTAA
- a CDS encoding FixH family protein, producing the protein MRKTVLFSSVLTLVGVIAFVAACSSGTQPTAENPVQGKVIKSGSINNLTVSVSSETGKVKNGEQELMLAFTDASGKAVDVGAASLNFYMPAMGSMGAMNNAAALTTTGTPGVYRGKVKIEMTGGWEMQITYEGPAGKGKTSIPVTAQ; encoded by the coding sequence ATGAGAAAGACTGTTCTATTCAGTAGTGTTTTGACCCTCGTAGGCGTGATTGCCTTCGTCGCGGCCTGCAGTTCCGGGACGCAGCCAACCGCCGAAAATCCGGTGCAGGGAAAAGTTATCAAAAGCGGTTCGATTAACAATTTGACGGTTTCCGTGTCAAGTGAGACGGGCAAAGTCAAAAACGGCGAGCAGGAACTAATGCTTGCTTTTACGGATGCTTCTGGCAAAGCGGTTGATGTGGGAGCGGCTTCGCTCAATTTCTACATGCCCGCGATGGGTTCGATGGGGGCGATGAACAACGCAGCGGCTTTGACCACAACTGGCACGCCCGGCGTTTATCGCGGCAAAGTCAAGATCGAGATGACCGGCGGATGGGAGATGCAGATCACTTACGAAGGTCCGGCGGGAAAAGGAAAGACATCGATTCCCGTAACGGCGCAATGA
- a CDS encoding class II glutamine amidotransferase: MVLTSDFQRGLCFYQHNSSLEQPEPVEFGRAYPIALFFAHVRSASPGMVVSESNCHPFRQGRFMWMHNGTIEGFSSIKRRLRHSLTDEIYQTIEGTTDSEHAFAVFLNLLGRHTEKLGAVDLASGLVKTIRQLEEWAYEAGIKKPSVYNFAVTDGESLVTVRYVSNPQIEPISLYFSNRGKYRYREGKFEIVESDSVQSGIIIASERLTDDRTSWTRVAPNHVVIINSGLDVVVQLLPNVRVS, translated from the coding sequence TTGGTACTCACCAGCGATTTCCAACGAGGCTTGTGTTTTTACCAGCATAACTCCAGCCTGGAACAACCGGAACCTGTTGAATTTGGTCGAGCATATCCGATCGCCCTGTTTTTCGCTCACGTTCGCTCCGCATCGCCCGGAATGGTTGTCTCCGAAAGTAATTGTCATCCATTCCGTCAAGGGCGATTTATGTGGATGCACAACGGTACGATCGAAGGCTTTAGTTCTATAAAGCGCCGCCTGCGACACTCGTTGACTGACGAGATTTATCAGACGATTGAAGGCACCACGGATTCCGAGCACGCTTTTGCTGTTTTCTTAAACCTTCTGGGCCGACACACGGAAAAACTAGGAGCAGTGGATTTGGCGAGCGGATTGGTGAAAACCATTCGCCAACTTGAGGAATGGGCGTATGAAGCTGGAATCAAAAAGCCTTCAGTTTATAATTTTGCGGTCACTGATGGTGAGAGCCTTGTAACAGTGCGTTATGTCTCCAATCCGCAAATTGAGCCGATTTCACTCTACTTTTCAAACCGCGGAAAATACAGGTACCGTGAAGGGAAGTTTGAAATAGTTGAATCCGACAGTGTACAAAGCGGAATCATCATCGCTTCCGAGAGATTGACCGATGATCGCACGAGTTGGACTAGAGTCGCCCCAAACCACGTCGTAATTATTAATAGTGGATTGGACGTGGTGGTACAACTTCTACCCAACGTACGGGTCAGTTAA
- a CDS encoding TonB-dependent receptor, translating into MNLSSVFEFMAKIRNGSSEMATFQHRDGTIAENNERKAFAHSGFIQHRFTWKNLALTPGVRFERVFFSRTNRLANNGAGATGETTVTEIIPGFGIAYSGVKNTTLYAGVHRGFSPPRVEDVVTNSGGVIELDSELSWNYEVGVRTRPLRGTEFSAAFFRNDYQNQIVAASIAGGAAFTNGGATLQQGFEFTGQIDSGSLFRSPIIFTCAPPIPFCRRRSSVACAKLYHQFGNT; encoded by the coding sequence ATGAACTTGTCGTCGGTTTTCGAATTCATGGCGAAGATCAGGAACGGATCCAGCGAAATGGCGACCTTCCAACATCGCGACGGCACTATTGCTGAAAACAACGAGCGTAAAGCTTTCGCTCACTCCGGATTTATTCAACATCGCTTTACATGGAAGAACCTCGCATTGACGCCGGGCGTACGTTTTGAGCGCGTCTTTTTTAGCCGAACGAATCGTCTCGCTAACAACGGAGCGGGGGCGACCGGTGAAACAACCGTGACCGAGATCATTCCGGGTTTTGGCATCGCTTACTCGGGTGTAAAGAATACTACGCTTTATGCCGGCGTTCATCGAGGGTTTTCCCCTCCCAGAGTAGAGGACGTCGTAACAAATTCTGGCGGCGTGATCGAGCTTGATTCAGAATTGAGTTGGAACTATGAGGTCGGAGTGCGAACTCGACCACTCAGAGGAACCGAATTTTCGGCCGCATTTTTCCGCAACGATTATCAGAATCAGATTGTGGCGGCTTCGATAGCTGGCGGGGCGGCCTTTACAAACGGCGGAGCCACACTACAGCAGGGGTTTGAATTTACGGGGCAGATCGATTCCGGCTCTCTTTTTCGCAGCCCCATAATCTTTACCTGCGCACCGCCTATACCTTTTTGCCGACGGCGGAGTTCCGTGGCATGCGCTAAGCTCTATCACCAGTTCGGCAACACTTAA
- a CDS encoding efflux RND transporter periplasmic adaptor subunit: MEENRKRHDRTLKLLEIGAVSREEFEQATTKVRASEADVEEAKKRFDRAVKVAEINPVSRNEFEQAAVKRQTAESDLATAKQRLLLLGLSPQKVNSLRSPSQITSEIALMAPISGTITKRDVNAGEVVEANKELMRVTNLASVWVIAQVFEKDLSSVRDGSGASVTTGAYPDRLFRGHVTYIDPNISPETRTAQVRVELDNPGQVLKIGMYVNVAFGAGGMAERTMPMIPSSAVQNMNDKQVVFVATDKPNVFNIKPVRLGKENNGRFVVLEGLNVGDKIVTDGSFLLRAEILKKDPTHH; the protein is encoded by the coding sequence CTGGAAGAAAACCGTAAGAGACATGACCGTACGCTTAAGTTACTTGAAATAGGGGCTGTCAGCCGCGAGGAATTTGAGCAGGCCACGACAAAAGTACGAGCGTCGGAGGCGGACGTTGAAGAAGCGAAAAAAAGATTTGACCGTGCCGTCAAGGTCGCCGAGATCAATCCTGTCAGCCGAAACGAATTTGAGCAGGCCGCCGTCAAACGCCAAACGGCCGAATCCGACCTTGCGACCGCCAAGCAAAGACTCTTGTTGCTAGGTTTGTCACCGCAAAAAGTAAATTCGCTCCGCTCCCCATCGCAAATAACGTCGGAGATCGCATTGATGGCGCCTATATCAGGCACGATCACAAAGCGAGACGTAAACGCGGGTGAAGTTGTCGAGGCAAACAAGGAATTGATGCGTGTTACAAATCTCGCAAGCGTTTGGGTTATCGCTCAGGTCTTTGAAAAGGACCTTTCATCAGTTCGTGATGGAAGCGGAGCAAGCGTTACAACCGGCGCCTATCCTGACAGGCTCTTTCGCGGTCACGTAACCTACATCGACCCAAATATCAGCCCCGAAACACGCACCGCACAAGTCAGAGTCGAACTCGACAATCCGGGACAAGTCTTGAAGATCGGAATGTACGTAAACGTCGCCTTTGGCGCGGGTGGGATGGCCGAACGCACAATGCCGATGATCCCGTCGTCTGCCGTCCAAAATATGAACGACAAACAGGTTGTTTTCGTCGCCACCGACAAACCAAATGTCTTTAATATAAAGCCGGTGCGTCTCGGCAAAGAAAACAACGGTAGGTTTGTCGTTCTCGAAGGGCTGAATGTCGGCGACAAGATCGTCACAGACGGCAGCTTCCTGCTCCGTGCTGAAATACTAAAAAAGGACCCGACGCATCATTAA
- a CDS encoding TonB-dependent receptor plug domain-containing protein, which translates to MLRKVSGVNVRDEEGFGLRPNIGIRGTNPTRSTKVLLLEDGLPLSYAPYGDNASYYHPPVERYESIEVLKGSGQIAYGPQTIAGLINYLTPNPPDKPTFNFKLEGGNRSFFNGGAGFGGTFGKLGDF; encoded by the coding sequence GTGCTTAGGAAAGTATCCGGTGTGAATGTTAGGGATGAGGAGGGGTTTGGTTTGCGACCCAACATCGGCATTCGCGGCACCAATCCGACGCGCTCAACCAAGGTGTTGCTGCTTGAAGATGGACTTCCATTGTCTTATGCGCCCTACGGAGATAATGCGTCTTACTACCATCCTCCGGTGGAGAGATACGAATCGATCGAGGTCCTAAAGGGATCGGGTCAGATTGCTTATGGCCCACAAACGATTGCGGGCCTAATCAACTATTTGACGCCAAATCCGCCCGATAAACCGACTTTTAATTTCAAACTAGAAGGCGGCAATAGAAGTTTTTTCAACGGCGGAGCAGGTTTTGGCGGCACGTTTGGCAAACTTGGCGATTTTTAA